In a single window of the Necator americanus strain Aroian chromosome X, whole genome shotgun sequence genome:
- a CDS encoding hypothetical protein (NECATOR_CHRX.G21599.T1) codes for MIRTTINSAATKGELVFLWLFVFLFCVDQNKKEECAKQTNGMHYGRSAAVIQLNIFDADYICCIFTHDSVSTVHIYSL; via the exons ATGATTCGGACTACTATTAATTCGGCTGCCACAAAA GGTGAACTGGTGTTTTTGTGgctgtttgtgtttttgttttgcgttgatcagaataaaaaagaagagtgtGCCAAGCAGACAAATGGAATGCATTACGGTCGAAGCGCCGCGGTCATCCAGTTGAACATATTCGACGCCGACTATATCTGTTGCATTTTTACACACGATAGCGTTTCAACTgttcatatttattcattataa
- a CDS encoding hypothetical protein (NECATOR_CHRX.G21598.T1), which yields MPVVDHYHQRSRSASLLIHSPPHDARIPYKTTSHGQTIGDLNSTAYGDGKDTFDLEYAAVKILMRKLMWCADDTEKVSTSCIAIRSGHSHPRFLGHLLKRPAGRLSSTCLQELSSSSWKWAHDRKWKF from the coding sequence atgcctgtggtcgaccacTATCACCAAAGAAGTCGATCTGCGAGTCTACTCATCCATTCACCGCCTCATGATGCAAGAATTCCGTATAAGACAACAAGTCATGGGCAGACAATCGGAGACTTAAACAGCACCGCCTACGGTGATGGAAAGGATACGTTTGACCTAGAGTATGCCGCAGTGAAGATCCTTATGCGGAAGTTGATGTGGTGTGCGGATGACACAGAGAAggtatcaacatcttgcattGCCATCAGAAGTGGCCACAGTCATCCTCGCTTCCTTGGTCATCTACTGAAAAGACCAGCAGGTCGCCTTAGCTCGACGTGTTTACAGGAGTTGTCGAGCTCGAGCTGGAAATGGGCACATGACCGAAAATGGAAGTTTTAG